Sequence from the Candidatus Accumulibacter similis genome:
CGGCCCTTCCGCAGCGCCGAACGCGGCCAGCGCAAGGTCCGCGATCGCCTGGAAATCGGCCGCAGCCGCCTGCCGCAGTTCAATCCGCATGACGGTTCACCATCCCCTCCATGCTCGACTCGTTGCCGGTGGCTGAGCGGAAGGTGTCTTCAACCTGCAGCCCTCTGCTCTCCAACGGCCGCGATGACGCTCCCGGTAGCCGCCCTGGCTCTCTCGGGGGAGGCGCAGCCGCTTGCCCGGACGCGCTCGCCAGGAACACCTGCGTGCTGCATCGACCGCCATTCAGATCTCCACCGCGTTGCCGCTCAAGGCCGGACATGCTTGAATCTCTCATCGAGATGGCGTCGAATCTCTCTTGGCCGATGGTCATCATTCGATGGGTCGAATGCCTCCAACGAAGGAAGCCTTGACTTCTTGAGATCGATCCGGACGTCTCTGCGCTCCTTGCCGGAAACCCGCCAGAGAATGGCGCGTTGGCCCAGGTAATTCACGCTTTCCCCGTAGCTATCGTCATTGACCGTGGGATTCGTGAACGTTCTTCTCCTCTCTGCAATCAGCGAAAAGGTACCGTTCACATCCTTGAACTGGAAGTGCCCCTCCGTTACGGAGTTTCCACAGAGAGCATTGCAGCCATACCTGAGAAACGTCGATCTCTTGCCCATGCTCAAGTCGTACCAGTTCCTTTCATGGGGAATCCATGGGAGGGACCTGGCCACCAGACTGAAAGTGCCACCGGGGCTGCCGTACAAGACGACCAGAACTTCGGCGCGCAGGCCGTCGGTTGATGCCTCATTGGTGCGGACAATGGCTACGACATCGTCTTCTTTGTCTGCGTTGAGGAATCCACTTTTCCATTCAACGGCGATCGCATCGGGAATATGTTGCAGAAGTGCAGCGTGCACGGGATCGGGGAGCGGCTCGCCTGAATGACCGGCCGTTGGCAAGAGCACGAAGACCGCGGCGAGGGCATGCGGCAAATGGGCGAGTTGGCGGAGCATATGGAGTGATCGTCTCACTGATGAACCAGGTTTCAAGGTGGAGTCTGCGCCTCATGAGTTGCGTTTCGGGCAGGAAAGCCGTGCTCAGTGCTCGGTTCAGCGTCCCCGCTTCCTCGCTCGAATCTTTGCCATCGGACGGGCAGGGCGCGGCTCTGGGTGGCTGCGGCTGCCGGCTGCGCGAGCTGGCAAAGAAACAGACGGGCCGCGCTGCGCGCGGCGGGGGAAGTCTCCCCCGCACCCCCTCCAGAGTCGGAGATCCCGGAGTGACAGAGTACAGAGGGAGCAGAGATCAGAGCGGAAGAACAGGGGAAGAACGCAACACCACGCGAAAACCGAAGTGGCCAAAGCGGTCGTCCGGGGGATACCTGCTGCGGATGCCACAGCGCGCATCGGCCCGGAGACCGACCCACGAGCCACCGCGCACGACCCGCCACACGTCGTCCGGTGCCCCCGGATCCTCGCGTAGCCGATCGTTGGCGTCATACGGGTAGACGAAGTCCGGCTTCTGCCAATCGGTACCCCAGAGGCTTCGCGTCCACTCCCAGACGTTGCCGCCGAGGTCCTCGCAGCCATACGGGCTCTGGCCGCCCGTGAAGATGCCCGGGGTACTCGTGTCGCCGATGCTCATCTCCGCATTGGCCCACTCGCCGCCCCAGTCGTCGCCCCAGGGGTAGCTGCGTCTTGGCAACGGGTTGTCCCGAAGCGGCGCGTCGCTGGCTGCGAATCCCTGGGCGATGCTCTCCAGCCGGATCGCACGCGGGATCTGCAGTCCGCCTCGAGCCGCCTTTTCCCATTCGGGTTCCGACGGCAGAGAGACGGCCCAGCCGGCCGGCAGCCGCTCGAGCCAGAGCTCGGTCAGCCAGGCGCAGAAGGCACGCGCATCGTGCCAATTGACGTTCACGACCGGCCGGTTCGCCGGCGCGCGCAGCGCGGCCGCGTCATGCTCCGAGTAGGCGCCGGCCGTGACGAACGCGGCGAACTGCGCGACGCTCACCGGTGCCTCGGCGATCCAGTAGTCGTAGTCGAGCGTCTCATTGGGGTGCAGCGGCGCATCCCTGTCATCTGGCTCTCCCATCCAGAAGGCGCCAGCAGGAACCTGCGCGAAGCGCATCGCGTCGACTTCGAGCAGATGCCGGCGCGGATCGCCGAGCCGCGCCAGCACGTCGCCGGCGAGCGCGCGCTGCCGGGCGGCGACGCCGCCGTCGGCCGGCGGCACCGGCAGCGAGGCGGCGAGCCAGCCGGCGACGCGGGTGGCGATCGCGCGCGTGCGGTCACGCTGGCGGACGGCGTCGACGCCGATCTCGAGCAACTGCATGCCGGCGAGCAGCGCGCAGCTCCAGTCGGCGGCCGTCGGAGTCTTCTCGCGGCGAAAGTCGTCGATGCTCGTGCCGCCGATCAGCTCGTCGGCGGCGGTCGCGCCGCGCTCGGACCTGGCGACTCGTGCCGCCAGCGTCAGGACGATCTGCCAGTGTCCCGGCGCCTCGCGCGCCAGGCGCGCGCAGTCGGCGGCGAATTCCGGTCGTGCCGCGAGATGGCAGGCGGCGAGAAACTCCTGGAAGGTGCGATGCGGGAAGGCGAACTGCCGCTCGCCGTGGCGTTCGCCCTGGCCGAGCAGCAGCCCGGCGCGCTTCTCGATGTAGTCGACGACGATGGCGGCCTTGTCCCAACTGCCGCCGAGCAGCGGCCGGAAGGCGAGCAGCAGACGGCTTTCAGCGATGTCGGCGGTGCCGCCGGCGTCGCCCGGGCCAGCCCTGGCGGCGCCGAGGTCGCGGTCGGCGACGACGCTCTCGGCATGCACCGTGAACGCCAGTTCCTCGAGGGTCTCCCGCAGGTCGGCGAGCTTCAGCGTCGGCATCTCGAGGGCATCGAGCAGTGCCCTGTCGGCGCCGATCTGCCGGTTCCAGCGCAGCAGCAGCAGGTCGACCGAGTCGTTGTACAGATCGGCGCGGTCGTCGGGCAGGCGGCCGCGGCTGGCGTGCAGCGAGGCCATCAGCGTCAGCAGCAGCGGGTTGCGCGCCAGCGGCTTGAGGTCCGGGCGATGGCGGGCGGTGAGCAGGTCGTCGCACTTGCGTTCGGCGTCGCCGGGCGACAGCCACTGCCGCCGGACGAGGGTCGCGTACCAGCCGCGGATGAAGCGCTCGATCTGCCCGTCGTCGAAATCGGCGAGCGCGTAGACGCCCTGCGCCGGGTCCGCGCCGGCGGGCCAGGCGTAGGGGCGGGCGGTGAACAGGAAGCGGCAGCGATCGCCGGCACCGCGCATCAACTGCCTGACGGCGCCGACGACGCGCTGCCGGCTGGCGTCGTCGCCGCATTCGTCGAGGCCGTCGAGGACGATCAGCGCGCCGTGGTCGCGGGCGATCCGCTGCACGAACCTCTTGGTCTCGGGCGAGAGGCCGTAGCCGCTGGCGTCGAGGTCGCGGCCGATGAAATCCCAGAGGTCGCCGGCGTGTGCCGCCGCGCCGGCGGGGAGCTGCTCGGCGAAGCGGCGCAGGACGACGCGGATCGGCAGCAGCGCACCGTGGCGCCACTGCTCGCCGAGGCTGGCGAGCACCTCGTCGTGCCCCTGCCAGGCCTGCGCCAGCGCCAGCAGGACGCTGGCGCCGAAGGTGCTCTTGCCGCTGCCGGCGGCGCCGAGCAGCGTCAGCTCGCGGTGTTCCGCCAGCGCCTCGAGCGCCGGCACGGCGCGCGTCGCGCGTTTCTCCTCCATTTCCGCACGCGCGT
This genomic interval carries:
- a CDS encoding SUMF1/EgtB/PvdO family nonheme iron enzyme, with the protein product MASEPTTPGSADDIFRLQRQIAELQAQLAARQQGDADHPAQAIDTGGGAAVAGAVNAGGHFIGRDFVQVINRIVHHGEDPAEAKAVIAHYLAALAGELAGLRLGEIDLSASDGRREPLQLADVYVPLATQLHIPQEMTLAQWLQRSRSAVRNARAEMEEKRATRAVPALEALAEHRELTLLGAAGSGKSTFGASVLLALAQAWQGHDEVLASLGEQWRHGALLPIRVVLRRFAEQLPAGAAAHAGDLWDFIGRDLDASGYGLSPETKRFVQRIARDHGALIVLDGLDECGDDASRQRVVGAVRQLMRGAGDRCRFLFTARPYAWPAGADPAQGVYALADFDDGQIERFIRGWYATLVRRQWLSPGDAERKCDDLLTARHRPDLKPLARNPLLLTLMASLHASRGRLPDDRADLYNDSVDLLLLRWNRQIGADRALLDALEMPTLKLADLRETLEELAFTVHAESVVADRDLGAARAGPGDAGGTADIAESRLLLAFRPLLGGSWDKAAIVVDYIEKRAGLLLGQGERHGERQFAFPHRTFQEFLAACHLAARPEFAADCARLAREAPGHWQIVLTLAARVARSERGATAADELIGGTSIDDFRREKTPTAADWSCALLAGMQLLEIGVDAVRQRDRTRAIATRVAGWLAASLPVPPADGGVAARQRALAGDVLARLGDPRRHLLEVDAMRFAQVPAGAFWMGEPDDRDAPLHPNETLDYDYWIAEAPVSVAQFAAFVTAGAYSEHDAAALRAPANRPVVNVNWHDARAFCAWLTELWLERLPAGWAVSLPSEPEWEKAARGGLQIPRAIRLESIAQGFAASDAPLRDNPLPRRSYPWGDDWGGEWANAEMSIGDTSTPGIFTGGQSPYGCEDLGGNVWEWTRSLWGTDWQKPDFVYPYDANDRLREDPGAPDDVWRVVRGGSWVGLRADARCGIRSRYPPDDRFGHFGFRVVLRSSPVLPL